ATGGGTTTTGCTTGGGAATGTATTGTTGCAGATCCTTGGCGAGTTTCTCGCTCAGCTCGGCACTATCCATCCAGGCCCGGACACCCTCGGGATCGCGGCTCGCCCAGTTCGCCACCACGTTGTGGATCGCGGTGTTGGGCTTGGCCGAACTCTGCGCCCACTCCATCGCGCTCTCGTAATCCTGCTCTTGGATGCTTTTGTTGACGATCGCGTTGATGGCACGATCCCGCACATCGGATTCCGGCTGCTTGTTAACCCAGTTCACCAGCCCGTCGATGTCGTTCTCCGCCCACTGCCCGGTGAGGTTGTAGAAGGTGGAACTCTCCGCATACGAAGCACCCTCCGCCGGCAGGTGGAGGGTCACCGTGCGCTCGGGATCCTTTGCCATCAAGGCGGCCATCAGATTCTGGAGCTCCCTCGATCCCCCCGAGCCCCAAGTGGTCGAGCCCCCGTTGCCGAGTTCGACCCGCATGTTCAGGTTCATCGCCGTGGGGCACTCATCCAGCATCTGCCGGGCAAGCTCGAAAGCCCGGTCCGGATCGCTCGCCAGATAGTGCATCGCCGCCTTGGAGTAGCGTTCGGTGAGGACCAGTGGTGCCTTGATATCCTTCAGTGCGGCGACCGCAGCCTCCGGATCCGATTCGAGTTGTTGGTTGAAGAGCACGGTCTCCATCTGGCGCTTTAGTTCCCCGGAAGGAGTCTGATCGATCATGCGCTTGAAGACTTCCGGATCCTGCTTGCTCACCGTATCCAGCAGCATGCCCATCGGGTCGCGTCCGTCTGCGTAGGAGTAGAGTCTTCCCTGCGGTTTTTTCTCCTGCAGCCACTCCAGCGCGGTCCAGGGGTCGCGCATCGCCAGCACCTTGAAGAGTCCCGGGTGCAGACCCCTGTCATTCTCCAGCAAGAAGTTCAGAATCTTCTCCGGATCGGCGCGATCATCCCACTTCACCAGCCCCTGCAGGGCATTGTTGCGGCTGTTCTCCGGCAACTCTTCGAAATGCTCCAGCAACCAATCCGGATGGAACTCGCCGATGCCCCAGGTCACGTTGTTCACCCGGTCCGGATTGCTCGCCTTGGCGGTGGCCAGCGCGGTCTCCGGATCATGGCAGGCCCATGCCCACCACGCGTAATGCTCGTCCGGCGTGCCCTTCGCGGCGGCGATGGCACCCTGCGGGTTGATCCGGGTCCAGTTGATGAAGATCAGGTCGTTGATGTCGTTCTCCCGATTCTCCTTCTGCCGGTAGTGATCCCAGAAGCCCTTCAGATCCTCCTCGCTCGCATCCACCATCCACAGCGCCACCCGCGAGTAGAGGTCCGGTCCTTCCGCCGTCTTGATCGATTCCAGCGTATCCTTCGATTTCAAGGCGGAGCCCGCCATGTGGCTCATCGGCTTCACCTTTGCCCCCGGGGACGATGAGGCCGCGCCATCTGCCGCAGTCGGCGCGGAGGAAATCGCCCCTCCGGCAGCAGGCGCGGCCGCGGCGGGGGAGCTCATGGATTTCCTGAGCACATGCCCTGTCGCCAAACCGGCAGCGCAGAGCCCGAGGAGCAAGAGAATGGGTTTTCCCTTCACTGGGGTGGGTTGAAGTCATGGAAATACTGACTCCGAGATAAAGGGATGCGTTTTTCCAATTTCCGGTCAATCCGATTTGCAAGCCGCCGGAGAGAGCAACCGACAATACTGACCGGATTAGAGACCGGACCTCAGGAGGATTGGATCCCATTCGCGTCAATTGGCGTCCATTCGCGGTTTTGAGGATCCAGGTAACGGTGGAACCAAGCCCGGGGATTGGAATCCGCCTTCCATTGACTCTCCCGGCATGCCGCGACTACTGTTCCGGACATTCACCGATTCATGAAGCGAAGCACCGCGACGATTCTCCCCACCGGAGCCCTGCGCTGGTCCACGGCCTGCATCCTCGCCGGCCTCGGCCTGAGCGGCTGCGAACGCAACTACGTGGCCACCGCCAAGGACCAGCAGATGGCGGAAACCCAGAAGCGGATCGAAACGCTCGATGCGCAGAAGGCGAAGCTCATGGGCGGCGAGGTGCCGAACAATCTCTACATTGAAGGCGTGGGCTACTACCACTCGCTCGCCCGCGATTTCTTCCCGCATCCCTACGGCTACGAGCATCAGGGCAAATGGTTCGTGAACGGCACTTGGGCGACCCAAGCTCCCGTGGAGAATGAATCCTCGAGCAAGCCCACGCCTGAAGCGCTCAAGAAAGTGCAAGCCGCGCTCGAACGCGAACAGCAGTTGCTCGCCGCGCAGTCGAAGAATGGCAGCGCCACCCACGGCAGCGGCTTCGGCATGGGCAATGCCCTGCTGATGTACTGGCTGCTGGCCGGAAACCGCGGCGGCTTCACCCACGGTCCCGGCTTCCAGCGCGCCTCCGCCCAAGCACCCGCATGGCAGGGCGAGGTGGAACGCCAGCGCGGCAACGTGAATTCCTACGCCTCCGCGAATCCCGGCTACCGCCGCATGGTGGAGCAGAGCCGCGCCACCGGCACGCCGGTACGCTCGGGTCAATCGGTGCGCGGCGGCTTCGGCTCCAGCCGCAGCGGCGGTGGATTCTCTTCCGGCACCTGATGAAAACTCCGGTGCGTTTGGAAGTCCGGCCGCCACGCAGCGGCTGGCAGGAGCGCGTGGAATCCGCCGGCCTGACTTGGCACGGCGCCGGGGGCGAGCCCTACTGGACGGAGGACCGCAATCTGGTCTTCACGCTCGAGGCCGCCGAGGTGCTGGAGGCTGCCGCGAACGAGCTCCACGCGATGTGCCTGCAGGCCTGCGACGAGATCTCGCGCCGCGGCTGGTGGGACCGCCTCGCCATCCCGGAGGCCGCCATCGGCATGGTGCAGGCCTCCTGGCTGGTGGGCGACAAATCGCTCTACGGCCGCTTCGATCTCGCTTGGGACGGCACCGGCACGCCCAAGCTGTTAGAGTATAACGCGGACACCCCCACCTCCCTGCTGGAGGCAGCGGTGATCCAGTGGCAGTGGCTGGAAGACGTGGCCCCGCAGAGCGATCAGCTGAACTCGATCCACGAGGCACTGATCGAGCGCTGGCAGCTTTTTCCCGAGTCCCGCATCCACCTCGCCTGCAAGTGGGACCACCTGGAAGACCGCCAGACCATCGCCTACCTCGCGGAAACCGCGGAGCAGGCCGGCAAGGAAGTGGAGCTGATGGACATCGGCGAGATCGGCTTCTCCGAGAGCGGCCGCTTCACCGACATGAACGAACGCCCGATCGAGCGGCTCTTCAAGCTCTACCCTTGGGAGTGGATGGCGGAGGAGCCCTTCTTCGCGGAGATCGGCCGCGAGCGCGAACGCTTCACCGAACCGGCCTGGAAGATGATGCTCTCGAACAAAGGCATCCTGCCCATCCTCTGGGAGCTGAACCCCGGCCACCCCTTGCTACTACGTTCATCGTACAACATGGAGGGCCTTGGCGGTGCCGACCGCTGGGTCGAGAAGCCCTTCTTCGGCCGCGAAGGCAATGGCGTCACCATCCGCTCCCGCGCCTACCACTCCCCGCCGCCCCTGCCCTCGCAGGACGGCCCCATGGTCTATCAGGAGCACGCCCGCCTCTTCGAGTCCGGCGGCCAGCACGTCGTCTGGGGTCTCTGGATGGTCGGCGACGAGTGCCGCGGCCTCTCCGCCCGCGCCGACAGCAGCCCCGTGACCGGCAATCTCAGCCGCTTCCTCCCCCACCGGATCGAAGTTTGAAAACTACAGACAAAAACAGACAAAAATCCCTTGCGCCGGGCAAACTTCCGGGTAGGTTCGCGGCCCGCGCCGAAAGGCGCACCACACAAAATCGCGGGATGGAGCAGCCAGGTAGCTCGTCAGGCTCATAACCTGAAGGTCGTAGGTTCAAATCCTACTCCCGCCACCACTTTCAAAGCCCTGTGACTCAAAGAGTTGCAGGGCTTTTTATTACGTTAGCACGTGCTCGCGGGTCTGGCTTCATCATGCATCGAAATGCGGGCTTATGCCGGACCTATTGCGCGGTTAGTTGCGCGGAACCAGATCGTTGGAGACCGGGGGAAATTTGGGTCGCCATGAACGGGCCGTATGATTCGAAAATGCGTCGCAAGCTCCTGAAAGCGTGCTAACTGGGGGCAATGGAGGAAGAAAATAGTGAGCCTCGAGATACAAAGTGGAAACAATACCGTCGCTTTCAGGACAGAATTGAGCACTATGTTTTACCAGACGTAGAGGCATTCCAAGAAAAAGATAGTTGGCGCTCCGGCTTCTTAGTCTGGAACGTCCCTACAAAGACATTCTCGGCGTATTCCTTACCTTTCAATTACAAGTTCACCCAACTCGCAAAGGGGAACTATTTAGACCTTGAGGAAAGCCCTCTCGACACTGACGAATCACCAAAATCATTCTTTCTCATGCTACTAGCATCTAGGGGTTTCGGCGTAGAAGGCATACCTACCCATTCACCAAATGTGGCGAGAAGGTGGCGCCAGTATGCCATCGCAAGGGAACTTGTCGAACTTGAGCGGGACCTCGAAGCCCCCCTTAGCGAGGACTATAAGCGAACTAGGCTGTCGATGGCTGATAATGAGACTGAATTCAATCGATACGTAGGCGAAAAGCTTACTGAGATGCTTCGCGGCAGCACCGCTTCAGCCGATTTCCGCTGCGTTGCACAATGGATAGGTCGGATTGAGCATTTAGAAAAAGAAGGAATTCCCGCGGCATACCAAGCTTTCTTTCGATCTGTTGAAGAAGCAGCGGGAAAAGCGCTCGCACGTGGCGATTACCCACCTTTGCCAACGAAGAAGGCGGTTCGAGACATCTTCGTCGGGACCTCGCTAGGTACAGATAAATCGTTCGGCGACATCTGCAAATTGCTGCGGTTCAACTGGCTTCCTTGGGACCGTCCAGGCCCAAGGAGATCATAAGGTGCTTAGACTCCATTTGAGCGGGTCCAATTCGGACGGAGTTCGGTGCATCGTGGAGGCGATGAAAGCAAATCGAACGCTCGTAGGAGCAGAAG
This sequence is a window from Luteolibacter rhizosphaerae. Protein-coding genes within it:
- a CDS encoding glutathionylspermidine synthase family protein, with product MKTPVRLEVRPPRSGWQERVESAGLTWHGAGGEPYWTEDRNLVFTLEAAEVLEAAANELHAMCLQACDEISRRGWWDRLAIPEAAIGMVQASWLVGDKSLYGRFDLAWDGTGTPKLLEYNADTPTSLLEAAVIQWQWLEDVAPQSDQLNSIHEALIERWQLFPESRIHLACKWDHLEDRQTIAYLAETAEQAGKEVELMDIGEIGFSESGRFTDMNERPIERLFKLYPWEWMAEEPFFAEIGRERERFTEPAWKMMLSNKGILPILWELNPGHPLLLRSSYNMEGLGGADRWVEKPFFGREGNGVTIRSRAYHSPPPLPSQDGPMVYQEHARLFESGGQHVVWGLWMVGDECRGLSARADSSPVTGNLSRFLPHRIEV